The Pseudomonadota bacterium region TATTTCACGGTGCTGATCGAGGCCCTGTGGACTAAGCGACGGATCCTCGAGGTGTATCTGAACGTCGTCGAGCTCGGCGACGGGGTGTTCGGCATCGATGCCGCGAGCCGCACCTATTTCCGCAAGCCGGCCAAGGCGTTGCGGCGTGATGAGGCCGCCCTGCTCGCGGCCGTGCTCCCGAACCCCACGGGGTTGAGCGTGCGCCGCCCCTCGCGCTACGTCCGCGCGCGTCAAGGCTGGATCCTCAAGCAGATGCGGCGGCTCGGCGGACCGGCGTACGTCGCACACCTGTAGCTCGCCGGTATGGATCTCTACACTAGCTTCGCCCACCTGAGCCGCCGTGAGCGCGAAGGCCGCGACTACCGCATCCGCTGGCGGATGGGGGGCTCGGGTGTCGCTATCGTGGCGCCACACGGCGGTGGCATCGAGCGCAGCACCTCGGAGGTGGCCGATGGCATCGCGGGCCGCGAGCATGGGTTTTATGCCTTCGAAGGATTGAAATCCGTCGGTAATCACGTGCTGCATCTGACCAGCAATCGTTTCGACGAACCGCAAGCACTCAGGCTCGTGCGCGGGATACGTGCCTTGATCACAATCCATGGCGCGAAGGGCCGGGAGGCCGTCGCCTATCTCGGCGGGCTCGACTTCGTGCTGCGCGAGCGCATCGCCGAGGCCTTGATCAGTGCCGGATTCCTCGCCGTCGACGACCCGAGCCCGACCCGCCAGGGGCGTTCGCCGTCGAACATCTGCAACCGCTGCGTCTCGGGTCGCGGCGTGCAGTTGGAGCTGAGTTATGGGTTGCGAAGAACGCTCTTCGAGGGACTGGACCCCTCGGGCCTGCGCCGACCTACGTCGCTGTACCGAGACTTCGTGGGTACCCTGCGCGCGGTGCTCGCGGGGCATGAGCCGAGTGAAATGCGATAGGTCATCGCGGAGAAATGAACATGAGCGTGCAAGCTGCGCCGACACCCATCATCTGCCCCGGCTGCCAGTGCGAGAACCCCCACGATGCGGTCTTTTGCGGCAACGCCGAATGCCACAAGGCGCTCGGCGAGTTTCGCTATGTGATTGAAGAGCTGGCGGCGCAGAGCAGCTTGCTGGAACGCCTGGCCGATAAGGTCACGGCCTTCACCGGCCGCCCGCATTTCGTCACGATACACGTCCTCTGGTTCCTCGCCTATCCCTACAGCCTCCTCGGGATTCATCCTCGCCATCGAGGCGATCCTGATCACGAGCTTCGTCCTCATCAGCCAGAACCGCCAAAACGCCCACCAGGACCAACGCGCCGAGCTCGATTACGAAGTCAACGTGAAAGCCTATCGCAAGCTCGGCGAGATCCAGGCGGCGCTGGCCCGGGTGACGGACAGGCTGGATGCGCTGGAAACGAAGGAGCGAGACCGGTGATGTGAACGGGCGGCCGGCGTTCCGCCGGTAACGCAGGGGTCTGAGGGGTAGTCTGTGCGCTACCGCCTGGTGCATCACACGGAGTACCGGTACGTGCAGCCGGTCGCCCTCTGTCACAACGAGACGCACCTGAGACCCTGGGCGGTGGCGCACCAGCGCTGCCTCCCGCACGCGCTCGTGATCGACCCGGAGCCCGATCTGGTCTCGGAGCGGGAGGACTTCTTCGGCAATCCGACCGCCTCCTTCTCCATGCAGCGCGGCCACAGCCACCTCTGGTCACGGCCACGAGCGGAGGTCGAGGTGGGATCGCCAAAGCGGCCCGGACAGGTGCCGGATGTCACCTGGGAAGAGGCCGCCGAGCTCCTGCGCCAGGACCTCGACCCCGAGCGCGTCGAGGCCCGCCAGTTCATCCTGGACTCGCCGCTCTGCGAGGCCGCGGCCGACATCATCCGGTCCGTGGCCGAGCTCAGCGCGCGCATCCACCGCGATTTCGCCTATGTGCCGGGATTCACCAGCGTCACCACCCCCCTGTCGGTGGCCGGGGCCCAGCCCGAACGCCCCTTGCCGCCCCCACGCGGACCACCCAATCACCGATCGGCCCGTCCGACCAACAGTACCGGTTGCAAAGCCGTGTTGAACGTCCTATCCTTTCACTCGCTAACTAGCTAGACGACACGATTATGGATCCCAAGCTGACCGCGGAAGAGTTGAGTTGGTTGAAAAACCTGGATACCGACAGCCCAATCAAGCCGGAGGTGCCGGAATCCATCGCGGCGCGGCTGGTCGAGCAAGGGCTTGCGATCAAGCTGGTCGAAGGTGGTTTGCAATTGACGACGCTTGGACGCGAGCAATTGGCGGACAGCGGTGGTACCAAGGAATCGTAGGATGCGCGTGATTCTACAGGTTATGGCCCTTGGTTTCGCCATTGCGGGCACGGGTCTTTCGGCGTCGGCTGCCGAGACCACCCTTCCGTCAGCGGAATCCGAGACAACGGCTGCTCCAAAAGCACCGCCGAGCGAGTCGGAAAGCTCGAAGGCGAAACAGAAATCGGCGCGGCCCCCTGCGGAGCCTGCGCCCGCCGAATCGCGTACGCCCGAAGAGGCATCGGAGCGCGCCGCTGACCCGGAAGATCCGTCGGGTGCGCTCATCATCAAGACGCCGGGCGAGACCACGGTGCCAAGCCCTGAGGAAAGACATTAAAAAAGGCGGCTTCGCCGCCTTTTTCCTTTGGTGTCTCTAACACAATCCTTCTCTGCACTGCCGAGAGCAGTGCGCCGACTCTTGAGGTGCCTAGAAGTCCATATTCGACCGTATCCCAGCGTGACTCATGCCTTCTAGCTAACTAGCCACGCACGCATCCTCATGTCACGAATTATCGCGTCACGCCGCCAGGCTGTTCAGAAAGTGATCCCCTTGAAGGGCGTGGCGGCCAATAACAGGCCACCGCGTCCGTCGAGGTGATCAATCTGCTAGAGGGGTGAGGTCCGCAAGCGCGGCGCGCGCCGCCTGGCTCAGGAACACGGTATCCATACCGACGGTGATGAGCGTGAATCCGTTCTCCAGGTAAGGCCGGACGGCGGCGGCACTCAAGCCGAAGATCCCAAGCCGCACCCCAGCCGCGAGACACTCCCTTCGCACCGTGTCGATCTCGAGGTCCGTGATCTGTCCGGGCTTGCCCATGCTGGCGGACAAATCGTAAGGTCCGATCAGGACCGCGTCGACGCCCGGCACGCGCGCGATGGCGGCGATGTCGCGCACCGCTTCGATGTGCTCGGCCTGCACGACCACCGCGAGGCCGTCGTTCGCTTCTGCAACGTAGTCCGAAAACCCGAGGCCATAGCGGTGGGCGCGTGCGATGCCGACGCCGCGCGTCCCCCAGGGCGGATACTTGCAGTGCCGCACCACCCGGAGCGCCTGCTCCGCGGTGTTGACCTGGGGGATGATGACGCCGGCCGCCCCGATATCCAAGGCCTTCTTGATCCAGACCTCCTCCCCGACAGGGACACGCACCAGCGGCGCGCAACGGGCCCCGACCGCCTGCAAGAGCCGCAATGCGCCGGCGCTCTCGAACGGCCCGTGTTCGGCATCGATGAACAGCCAGTCGAAACCGACCTCGGCCAGCAATTCGGCGACCTCGGGCGATGGCAGGCTGATGAGCGTGCCGATCAATCGATCGCCGGCCAAGAGCCGCGCGCGAAACCCCGTGTGCATCGTGCTCGCTTCGCGGGAACCTGCAAGCCTTAACTAGCTAGCCAAAGATATTTGGAATTGTAGGCTCTTTTCCATCCCTTCCCCTGGGGAAAGGGGGAAGGATAGGATGGGGGTTGAGTCTCTCAGAACTATGCGACGCTCAACCCCCACCCTCAACTCCCCCTGCCACGGAGGGAATAAGCTGGTGCTGAGATAGGCGCGCCGCCAGGCACGCGCCCGGCGGATCAGGCGGTGATCATGAGCAACGCGGCGGCCACGCGCCTGCCTTCGGCGCTCAACACCATGAAGCTACGGCAGGCGGCGGCCGTGTCCATGACCTCGAAACCGATGTGGTGCCGGGCGAGCGGCGCCGTGACCTCGCGGCTCGGGAAGCGCAGTCGCGCGCCGGTCCCGAGCACGGCTATTTCGGGTCCGAGCGCCGCGATCTGGTCCAGATGTTCGGCCGTTATTTCCTCGAACCCTTGGGGCGGCCAGTCGCGTACCAGGCGATCGGTCGTGACGATGAAGCTCTGGGTGAGGGTCTCGTCGTTCACCACGATGGCGCCCTGGCGATACCCGCGGATCGCGTAGCGCCCCATCCCGTGATCCAGGTCGAACTTCACAGCCTCTCACATGAGCGACGGGCGCTTGTTCAGCTTGCGCTGCAGCGTGCGCCTGTACATGCCGAGCCGCCGCGCCGCACTCGAGACATTCCCGGCGCATTCCCTAAGCACCCGCTGGATATGCTCCCATTCGAGCCGATCCACCGAGATCGGCCGAGGCGCGGGGTTGACCTGCGGATCGCCCTCGTCGCGGTCGAAGGCCGCCACGATCTCGTCCGCATCGGTGGGTTTCGTCAGATAATGGGTGGCGCCGAGCTTGATGGCCTCGACCGCCGTCGTGATGCTCGCGTATCCCGTCAGGACCACGACCTTGGCCGCGCCGCCCGGTTGGCACAGCGCCGAGACCAGCTCCAGTCCCGAGGGACCGGGCATGCGCAGATCCACCACGGCATAGTGGGGGGCCTCCGCCTCGGCCAGTCGGCGCGCATCGGGGACGTTGTGAGCGATGCGGACGGCGAAGCCGCGTTTTTCCAAGGCCTCACCGAGGACCCCGCAAAAGGTCTCGTCGTCATCGACGAGCAGGAGCCGCGGGCCGGGAAGGGCTTCCGAGATCATCCCTCGATCATACTCGCTGCGACGCCAGCAAGGGAGCCAGCGCCACGCTGATGCGGGCACGCACCCCGGCGCCGGGCCGATCGCTCACCGTCAGCTCCCCGCCCAGGCGGTTCAGCGTGCTCTGCGCGAGATAGAGCCCGAGTCCCATGCCCTTGCCGGACGGTTTGGTGGTCAGGAAGGGCTCGCCGATGTGGTCTTTGATCTCGGGCGGCAGGCCGGCCCCGTCATCGGCCACCTGAATCGAAAGTGCGTCGGAAGACCAGCGCACCTCCAAGTCGACGTTGCGTGCCGCGGCGTCCGCCGCGTTGTTCAAGACATTCAAGATCGCCTGGTCGAGCGTGCGATCCGCGACGATCTCGGGGGCCGGGAGCGGGCCCTCGAAACGCGATACCAGGGGCACGCCGGGGCGCAGCGCGCGCCACTCCCCGATCAGGTCTTCCACGTAACGGTCCAACCGCACCCGCCGGCCGGCATCGGCCTGCGCCTGACCGGCGCGCGCCGCCATGTTAGCGAGGATGCTCTTGCAGCGATTGATCTGCTCGCGCAGGAGCCCGATGCGGGCCGTGAGCACCGCTTCGCTTCGGTGCTCGCGCTCCATCTCCTTGGCCACGATCGCCATGGTGCCGAGCGGCGTGCCGAGCTCATGGGCCGTCCCGGCCGCCAAGGTGCCGAGCACCACGAGCTGATTGGCCTCGAGTGCCCGTTCGCGGGCCGCCGCCAGCTCGTGCTCATGGACGCGCAGTGCGGCGCCCATCTTGGCGACGAAATAGGCGACAACCCCGGCGCTGAACAAAAAACCCCACCACATTCCCCAGATATGCATGGTGAAGTCATGCCCGATCTCTTCGCCCTGCGGCGGGTGCACCTCGACGTAGAGAGGATGCACATGGGTGAACATCAAGACCGTATAGCAGAGGACGGATTCCGCGGCTACGCACCCGGTCAGGACCGGCCGCAACAACGCCGCGGCCACGATCACCGGGACCAGCAGCAGCGAGGCGAAGGGGTTGGCGGCGCCCCCGGCGAACAACAGCAGGGCCGCCATCCCGAAGACATCGACGGACAGTTGTCCGAGCATCATGCGTTCCGAGACCGGTACGCCCGGCTTGATGAAACGCACGCTCACCAAGGTCAATACCGTGAGCGCGGCGATCACGATGACCACGGGCAGGCCCGCGGGCGGCACGGCGAGGATATAGTTGGACGCGAACACCGCAGCGAGTTGCCCCGAGATGATGACGGCGCGCAGCAAGAACAGGTACTGCAGGCACAGCCCGGTCAGCATGCTCGCCGGTGCAGGACGGATCGGGGTAGTGTTCATCGCACGATGGTATCGCCGAGCAGTGTGGACAGGCCCATGTTACCACCGTCGTAAGGCCAGCCCGGATCAAGATAGGCGGCATCGAGATAGGCGGCATCGAGATACGCGATACGCGGCATCGAGGTACGTGGCGCGCGGAGATCGTGTAGACTTGACGAAAGCGCCACGAGCCCCCGCTCCGGTTCGCAACACGGCGCAGCACAAGCCGGGGTCGGCAGCGGGGGACGGGCAGCCCCCGCTCTACATCGTAGACCACAGCGGCGGCGGTTATATATGTCGCATGACTGTCCCACGGCCCTGTGCACGCAGGTCTGATCACTGCACGCAGGTCTGATTGCGAAGTCCAGACTCGGGAGGAAATCCACGATGGCGTCGGCAGCGCAACCCTCATTGCAAGAACGTATATTCGCCTGGCTCTTCGCCCACCCCGATCTCTTCTTCGGAGTCCTGCGCTGGGTCAAACCCGTGCTCGCCACCAAGGGCCTCTCGATCGTCACCCGGTTCGATCATGTCCAGGAGGTGCTGTCGCGCGACTGGGTCTTCCAGGTCCCTTACCGGCAGAAAATGGAGCGCGTGACGGCCGGGCAGAACTTCTTCCTCGGCATGCAGAACACCCCGGAGTACACGCGCGATGTCTCCAACATGCGCCTGGCGGTGCGCCGTACCGATGTCGATGAGCGCATCGCGCCCTTCGTCACGCGCACGGCCGAGGACATCCTGGCCGCGAGCGGCGGCCACATCGATGTCGTGCAGACCTTGACGCGCGTAGTCCCGACGCGCCTCCTCGGGGATTATTTCGGCACGCCGGGCTGGGACGAGAACGAATTCACGGATGCCGCCACGGCCATGTTCCAGTATCTTTTCTATCCAGATGACCCGGCCGTCGAGCGGCTCGCGCTGGAAGCGGCGGCCAAGACCCGCGCCTATCTCGACGCCCTCATCGCCGAGCGCAAGCGCGATCGGGGGCACCGCGATGATGTGATCGAGCGGTGCCTGGCGATGCAGGACGCGGGGTTGCCGGGCATGGACGATCTCTCGATCCGCAATAACCTCATCGGGCTCATCATCGGCGCGATCCCGACCACCTCGAAAAGCGCGGTCTTGACGCTCGACTATCTATTGAGCCACGCGGAGCTATTGCCCAAGGCCCAGGCGGCGGCGCGTGCGGATGACGACGCGCTCATGGCCAAGTACGTGCTCGAGTGCCTGCGCTTCAACTCCTTCGCGGCCGGGATCGCGCGCGTGTGTGCCGAGGACTACGTGGTCGCCCGCGGTACCCTCTGGGCGACCAGGATCCCCAAGGGCGGCCCGGTCCTGGCGGCGACGCAATCGGCGATGATGGATTGGCGGGCACTGAAATCACCCAAGGAGTTCCTGCTGGACCGGCCCGACCATGTGTACATGCACTTCGGCTACGCGCTGCACACCTGCTTCGGGTACTACATCAACCTCGTGCAGATCCCGCGCATCGTCAAGGCGGTCTTGAAGCGTGAGGGACTGCGCCGCGCCGCCGGCGCGGAAGGGCAGATGCAGAGCGCCGGCCCGTTCCCCGTACACATGCGCCTGGAGTTCAACTCCTGACGGGACGTTCGATCGCGGAATCGTCGGCCTGTTATCGTACCCGCCCATCCCGGAGAAACCCCCCATGGCCGACCCCGGCCCCGCACCGAGCGTCCCGCGCGTCATCACCTTCCCGCCGAGCAGCGACTGCGAGAACGCCCGCTGGGTCCTCGATCATTACGGCATCGCCTACCGGGAGGAGCCTCACGCCCCCCCATTTTTCCTGCCCGTGCTCTGGATCAACCACGGTCGCGCCGTTCCGATGTACATCGACCCCGATGTGCGGCTGTAAGGCCCAGGGCCGCCGAGGCGTTGGTGGTGTTGCGGTGCTATTTCGCCTCCGTATCCGAGCGCCTCGCGGACGGCCGGCCTTATCTCGCCGGCGATCGTCTGACGCTCGCCGACATCGCCTTCGCCGTGGCAATCGCGCCGCTGGTGTTGCCCCAGGGCTACGGCGGCGACCGGGCCAGCAAGGGCCGCTTCCGACACTCGATCAGGCACCTGCCGAGATGCAGTCCATCGTCCGCGAGATGCGTGACACACGCGCCGGGCAGTTCGTGCTGCGCCTCTACCGCGAGGAGCGTTATCGGGCTCGGGCCTAGCCCAACCCATGTACGGTCACGGTTGTCTCGACAACTGTGCATCCCCTCCGGGAGAGACAAGGTTTGAACACGACGGGGTGCAGGAGCCTCCCCAGCGAAACCATGCCTGCCCTTGGGTTCGCTCCGAGCGCCAGTTGGCGAGCGCCTCGAAGCCGCCCCCACGACCACGCCAGTCTCTCGTCGGGCTCGGCCTTTGCCCGCTCGCTCGCCCGCGTGCAGCGGTCTATGCGTTCCTGACTGCGATTGAGCCCTCGCGGCCGCATCGCGACCCCGCAGCCGCCCCGTGCCGCCCATGAGCCACGGCCTTGCGAAAGCGCACTGAACTTCTTACCCTCTACCGCAACCGCCTCCGTGCTCAGTAATCGCGACATTGCGTGAGGAATGCGATGCCCCGCATCTTCGATAACATTGAGCTCGACCTGCTCCCCGCGCTTCGGGCCACCCTCGAGGTTGCTAACCGCTCGGATTTCTGCGTCGGCTACTTCAATCTCCGCGGATGGAAGGCGATTGACGACCTTGTCGAACCATGGACGGGTGGGCCGGACAGGCAATGCCGTCTGCTCGTGGGCATGCAGCGCCTACCGCAGGATGAGCTGCTCGCCGCTGTCAGTCTGACTCAGGGCAATGACCAGCTCGACAACCAGACGGCCTTACGCCTCAAGAAGCAGTTGGCCGAGGAGTTCCGCGACCAGTTGACATTCGGAGTTCCGACCAATGCCGACGAGGCGGGTCTGCGTCGTCTGGCCGCGCAACTGAAGGCAGGGAAGCTCGTCGTCAAACTATTTCTCGGTCATCCGCTTCACGCCAAGCTCTATCTTCTTTTCCGCGCCGATCCCATCAATCCCATCGTCGGCTACCTCGGCAGCAGCAATCTTACGCTCTCGGGCCTCTCCCATCAGGGTGAACTCAACGTAGACATCCTCGACCACGACGCGGCCGGCAAGCTCGCCCAGTGGTTCGACGATCGGTGGAACGATCGCTGGTGTTTGGACATTACGACCGAACTGGTGCAGGTCATCGACGAAAGCTGGGCGCGTGAAGATGCGCTCTTGCCATACTTGATCTACGTCAAAATCGCCTATCACCTGGCGCAGGAAGCTCGCGACGGGCTGTCCGAGTTTCTTATCCCGCCGGAGTTCGGTCAGCGGCTGTTCGATTACCAGGTCGCCGCGGTCAAGATTGCCGCCCACCATCTCAACAAGCGCGGCGGCGTGCTGATCGGTGACGTGGTCGGGTTGGGGAAGACGCTGATGGCGACCGCGGTTGCGAAGATCTTTCAGGACGACCACTTCACGGAGACGCTCATTATCTGCCCGAAGAATCTGGTGAAGATGTGGGAGGACTACGTTTCGGAGTACCGCCTCCTTGCCAAGGTACTTTCCGTGACGAGAGCCGGGCGCGAGCTGCCAGACTTGCGCCGCTATCGCGTCGTGCTTATCGATGAGAGCCACAACCTGCGCAATCGCGAGGGCAAGCGCTACCGGGCCATTCAGGAGTACATCCAGGAGAACGAGAGCAAGTGCATCCTGCTATCGGCTACACCTTACAACAAGACGTACATGGATCTATCGAGCCAGCTCCGCCTGTTCGTGCCCGAAGACAAG contains the following coding sequences:
- a CDS encoding poly-gamma-glutamate hydrolase family protein, which produces MDLYTSFAHLSRREREGRDYRIRWRMGGSGVAIVAPHGGGIERSTSEVADGIAGREHGFYAFEGLKSVGNHVLHLTSNRFDEPQALRLVRGIRALITIHGAKGREAVAYLGGLDFVLRERIAEALISAGFLAVDDPSPTRQGRSPSNICNRCVSGRGVQLELSYGLRRTLFEGLDPSGLRRPTSLYRDFVGTLRAVLAGHEPSEMR
- a CDS encoding DUF1003 domain-containing protein; the encoded protein is MKSWRRRAACWNAWPIRSRPSPAARISSRYTSSGSSPIPTASSGFILAIEAILITSFVLISQNRQNAHQDQRAELDYEVNVKAYRKLGEIQAALARVTDRLDALETKERDR
- a CDS encoding aldolase/citrate lyase family protein, with the translated sequence MHTGFRARLLAGDRLIGTLISLPSPEVAELLAEVGFDWLFIDAEHGPFESAGALRLLQAVGARCAPLVRVPVGEEVWIKKALDIGAAGVIIPQVNTAEQALRVVRHCKYPPWGTRGVGIARAHRYGLGFSDYVAEANDGLAVVVQAEHIEAVRDIAAIARVPGVDAVLIGPYDLSASMGKPGQITDLEIDTVRRECLAAGVRLGIFGLSAAAVRPYLENGFTLITVGMDTVFLSQAARAALADLTPLAD
- a CDS encoding Mth938-like domain-containing protein, which codes for MKFDLDHGMGRYAIRGYRQGAIVVNDETLTQSFIVTTDRLVRDWPPQGFEEITAEHLDQIAALGPEIAVLGTGARLRFPSREVTAPLARHHIGFEVMDTAAACRSFMVLSAEGRRVAAALLMITA
- a CDS encoding response regulator transcription factor, which codes for MISEALPGPRLLLVDDDETFCGVLGEALEKRGFAVRIAHNVPDARRLAEAEAPHYAVVDLRMPGPSGLELVSALCQPGGAAKVVVLTGYASITTAVEAIKLGATHYLTKPTDADEIVAAFDRDEGDPQVNPAPRPISVDRLEWEHIQRVLRECAGNVSSAARRLGMYRRTLQRKLNKRPSLM
- a CDS encoding ATP-binding protein: MNTTPIRPAPASMLTGLCLQYLFLLRAVIISGQLAAVFASNYILAVPPAGLPVVIVIAALTVLTLVSVRFIKPGVPVSERMMLGQLSVDVFGMAALLLFAGGAANPFASLLLVPVIVAAALLRPVLTGCVAAESVLCYTVLMFTHVHPLYVEVHPPQGEEIGHDFTMHIWGMWWGFLFSAGVVAYFVAKMGAALRVHEHELAAARERALEANQLVVLGTLAAGTAHELGTPLGTMAIVAKEMEREHRSEAVLTARIGLLREQINRCKSILANMAARAGQAQADAGRRVRLDRYVEDLIGEWRALRPGVPLVSRFEGPLPAPEIVADRTLDQAILNVLNNAADAAARNVDLEVRWSSDALSIQVADDGAGLPPEIKDHIGEPFLTTKPSGKGMGLGLYLAQSTLNRLGGELTVSDRPGAGVRARISVALAPLLASQRV
- a CDS encoding cytochrome P450 — translated: MQERIFAWLFAHPDLFFGVLRWVKPVLATKGLSIVTRFDHVQEVLSRDWVFQVPYRQKMERVTAGQNFFLGMQNTPEYTRDVSNMRLAVRRTDVDERIAPFVTRTAEDILAASGGHIDVVQTLTRVVPTRLLGDYFGTPGWDENEFTDAATAMFQYLFYPDDPAVERLALEAAAKTRAYLDALIAERKRDRGHRDDVIERCLAMQDAGLPGMDDLSIRNNLIGLIIGAIPTTSKSAVLTLDYLLSHAELLPKAQAAARADDDALMAKYVLECLRFNSFAAGIARVCAEDYVVARGTLWATRIPKGGPVLAATQSAMMDWRALKSPKEFLLDRPDHVYMHFGYALHTCFGYYINLVQIPRIVKAVLKREGLRRAAGAEGQMQSAGPFPVHMRLEFNS